In Anopheles gambiae chromosome 2, idAnoGambNW_F1_1, whole genome shotgun sequence, a single window of DNA contains:
- the LOC4577007 gene encoding sugar transporter SWEET1 isoform X2, producing the protein MFTTPLLAGLEAHRERIGQAAGLLTVAQYLAGWFICSDIRRRGTSAGVSPLRFIGGCGLSILQLQYSEKLQAPALIWTSIFTLAFSLLYSLWFWWYTPPSGRGALYRLTAAVATATAGLYAYGAQGDGPDVMYRLGMVLTVLALAFIALPLAQLRSIIRAKSSAGLPLPAILASTGATVLWLLYGLLINNTFIVVQKIIAMGLCTVQLSLFIIYPASTSSGGEKKKQ; encoded by the exons ATGTTTACTACGCCGCTACTGGCCGGTCTAGAGGCGCACCGGGAACGGATCGGCCAGGCAGCGGGGCTACTGACGGTCGCCCAGTACCTGGCGGGATGGTTTATTTGTAGCGACATTAGGCGCCGCGGCACATCGGCCGGCGTTTCACCGCTTCGCTTCATCGGTGGCTGTGGACT CTCCATCCTTCAGCTGCAGTACTCCGAGAAGCTTCAAGCACCGGCACTCATCTGGACCAGCATTTTCACGCTGGCCTTTTCGCTGCTTTACTCACTGTGGTTCTGGTGGTACACGCCTCCGAGCGGGCGAGGTGCGCTGTACCGGCtcacggcggcggtggcgactGCTACAGCTGGTCTGTACGCATATGGCGCCCAGGGCGATGGTCCCGACGTGATGTACCGGCTGGGCATGGTACTGACCGTGCTGGCACTCGCTTTCATCGCCCTACCGCTGGCTCAGTTG CGTTCGATTATTCGCGCCAAAAGCAGCGCCGGGCTGCCCCTGCCTGCGATACTCGCTTCCACCGGTGCAACCGTGCTGTGGCTTTTGTACGGACTGCTCATCAACAACACGTTCATAGTG GTCCAGAAAATCATAGCGATGGGTCTGTGCACGGTTCAGCTATCGTTGTTTATCATTTATCCAGCATCCACCAGCAGTGGTGGTGAGAAGAAAAAGCAATGA
- the LOC4577006 gene encoding sugar transporter SWEET1, whose translation MEAISEALQPYKEQVGMAAGILTVGQMFSGCFVCNDIRKKGTTDGFSAMPFVGGCGLTVLFLQHGMLMNDSAMTNANLVGLTISLAYAIFFLLYTPPTGRSSYWRQVGGTALFTITLLGYVKVENPSVVEDRFGMIITVLMLALIGQPLFGLPDIIRRKSTEGLPFAMILSGTIVGLSWLLYGVILNNVFVVCQNLAAVTLSGIQLALFAIYPSKAAAPSKKRE comes from the exons ATGGAGGCCATATCGGAGGCGCTGCAGCCGTACAAGGAACAGGTGGGCATGGCGGCCGGCATCCTCACGGTGGGACAAATGTTTAGCGGATGCTTCGTGTGCAACGACATCCGGAAGAAGGGCACTACGGACGGCTTCTCAGCGATGCCGTTCGTCGGTGGTTGCGGACT CACTGTGCTCTTCCTGCAACACGGCATGCTGATGAACGATTCCGCCATGACCAATGCGAATCTGGTCGGTCTGACGATCAGCCTGGCCTATGCCATATTTTTCCTACTCTACACGCCGCCCACCGGGCGGTCTAGCTACTGGCGACAGGTCGGCGGAACGGCACTGTTCACGATCACCCTGCTGGGGTACGTCAAGGTGGAGAACCCGTCCGTGGTGGAGGATCGCTTCGGCATGATCATTACCGTGCTGATGCTGGCCCTGATCGGGCAGCCTTTGTTCGGCCTGCCGGACATCATACGCCGCAAGAGCACGGAGGGCCTCCCGTTCGCCATGATCCTGTCCGGTACGATCGTTGGGCTGAGCTGGCTGCTGTATGGTGTGATTTTGAACAATGTGTTCGTGGTG TGCCAGAACCTGGCTGCCGTTACGCTGAGCGGCATTCAATTGGCACTGTTTGCGATATATCCTTCGAAGGCAGCCGCTCCGAGCAAGAAGCGCGAATGA
- the LOC1275034 gene encoding KH domain-containing, RNA-binding, signal transduction-associated protein 3 has product MADQEMNGYNDEASDFKRKSNASLREMDAEDDSEEANKQTEKVQEYVRSILNERIALDRKYPIADRLLEQEVETAQRNGKPPTRRYIDIYREKPIKVQVKVIVPVKEHPKFNFVGKLLGPKGNSLKRLQEETMCKMAILGRGSMKDRKKEEELRLAMDPKYAHLNDDLHVEINALGPPAEAHARIAYALAEVRKFLIPDSNDFIRQEQLREMLEDPECDFPVKKGYRKTMPSHANAAHDDPAPRSPVPASSRTHPPQRKIYSILDKARAALEDSHMPRSTNLRYEDSRYDREHYESSYDYHPTPPPPRSKYDSNHYDDEYRRDYCRESSSYSAPSKPSTTSMSDRSWKPASYSGSSSREQIDLKHHAARDPRSSYRHTPYARQSK; this is encoded by the exons ATGGCAGACCAAGAAATGAATGGATACAACGATGAGGCCAGCGACTTTAAGCGCAAAAGTAACGCCAGTCTGCGCGAAATGGACGCGGAGGATGACTCGGAGGAAGCGAACAAGCAAACGGAAAAGGTGCAGGAGTACGTCAGAAGCATACTGAACGAACGGATAGCACTGGATCGCAAATATCCCATCGCCGATCGGCTGCTAGAACAGG AGGTAGAAACGGCACAGCGGAATGGTAAACCACCCACCAGACGCTACATCGACATTTACCGGGAGAAGCCCATCAAAGTGCAGGTGAAGGTAATCGTGCCTGTTAAGGAGCATCCAAAGTTTAACTTCGTTGGCAAACTGCTCGGTCCAAAGGGCAATTCGCTAAAGCGCCTTCAGGAAGAAACCATGTGCAAAATGGCCATATTGGGCCGTGGCTCGATGAAGGATCGTAAAAAAGAGGAAGAGCTTCGGTTAGCGATGGATCCAAAGTATGCCCATCTGAACGATGATCTGCACGTGGAAATCAATGCCCTTGGGCCGCCGGCGGAAGCGCATGCCCGCATTGCATACGCACTGGCCGAGGTACGAAAGTTCCTCATCCCGGACAGTAACGATTTCATCCGGCAGGAACAGTTGCGGGAAATGCTGGAAGATCCGGAATGTGATTTTCcggttaagaaagggtaccgAAAAACGATGCCATCGCACGCGAATGCAGCACACGATGACCCAGCGCCCAGATCACCGGTACCCGCCTCGTCACGGACGCATCCTCCGCAAAGAAAGATCTATTCGATTCTGGACAAAGCGCGTGCCGCGCTGGAGGACTCACACATGCCACG CTCTACAAATTTAAGATACGAGGATTCGCGATATGACCGGGAACATTACGAATCCTCGTACGACTACCATCCAACACCGCCACCGCCTCGATCAAAATACGATAGTAACCATTACGACGATGAATATCGGCGGGATTATTGCCGCGAATCCAGCTCATACTCTG CTCCTTCCAAACCAAGCACCACATCGATGAGCGATCGATCGTGGAAACCGGCCTCGTACAGTGGAAGTTCGTCGCGTGAGCAAATCGATCTGAAGCATCATGCCGCTCGGGATCCTCGTTCTTCCTATCGCCATACACCGTACGCGCGCCAATCGAAGTAA
- the LOC4577007 gene encoding sugar transporter SWEET1 isoform X1, with protein sequence MFTTPLLAGLEAHRERIGQAAGLLTVAQYLAGWFICSDIRRRGTSAGVSPLRFIGGCGLSILQLQYSEKLQAPALIWTSIFTLAFSLLYSLWFWWYTPPSGRGALYRLTAAVATATAGLYAYGAQGDGPDVMYRLGMVLTVLALAFIALPLAQLRSIIRAKSSAGLPLPAILASTGATVLWLLYGLLINNTFIVVRLLGHSTAVSFKCIRHKRRFLYRTTGPENHSDGSVHGSAIVVYHLSSIHQQWW encoded by the exons ATGTTTACTACGCCGCTACTGGCCGGTCTAGAGGCGCACCGGGAACGGATCGGCCAGGCAGCGGGGCTACTGACGGTCGCCCAGTACCTGGCGGGATGGTTTATTTGTAGCGACATTAGGCGCCGCGGCACATCGGCCGGCGTTTCACCGCTTCGCTTCATCGGTGGCTGTGGACT CTCCATCCTTCAGCTGCAGTACTCCGAGAAGCTTCAAGCACCGGCACTCATCTGGACCAGCATTTTCACGCTGGCCTTTTCGCTGCTTTACTCACTGTGGTTCTGGTGGTACACGCCTCCGAGCGGGCGAGGTGCGCTGTACCGGCtcacggcggcggtggcgactGCTACAGCTGGTCTGTACGCATATGGCGCCCAGGGCGATGGTCCCGACGTGATGTACCGGCTGGGCATGGTACTGACCGTGCTGGCACTCGCTTTCATCGCCCTACCGCTGGCTCAGTTG CGTTCGATTATTCGCGCCAAAAGCAGCGCCGGGCTGCCCCTGCCTGCGATACTCGCTTCCACCGGTGCAACCGTGCTGTGGCTTTTGTACGGACTGCTCATCAACAACACGTTCATAGTGGTAAGACTGTTGGGGCACAGCACCGCCGTCAGTTTCAAATGCATTCGACATAAACGCCGTTTTTTATACCGCACGACAGGTCCAGAAAATCATAGCGATGGGTCTGTGCACGGTTCAGCTATCGTTGTTTATCATTTATCCAGCATCCACCAGCAGTGGTGGTGA